One part of the Pseudemcibacter aquimaris genome encodes these proteins:
- the folK gene encoding 2-amino-4-hydroxy-6-hydroxymethyldihydropteridine diphosphokinase, translated as MVIKMILIGLGSNLTTDEFATSKEILEAAMDMLAQRGVEILKRSAFYETEPVPKSDQPWFCNAVVSVETKMGAIDLLKLLHDIEHDLGRVRRKRWEARIIDLDLLSYNDEIFPSRDEWESEAQNINPEHAIIPHGRLHERDFVLIPMMDICPDWQHPVLGKTTEKMLAGQQSAGIVRKML; from the coding sequence ATGGTAATCAAAATGATTTTAATTGGCCTAGGCAGCAATTTAACAACCGATGAATTTGCGACTTCAAAAGAAATTCTTGAAGCGGCAATGGATATGCTTGCCCAGCGCGGCGTTGAAATTTTGAAAAGGTCAGCGTTTTATGAAACGGAACCGGTGCCAAAATCGGATCAGCCATGGTTTTGTAATGCGGTTGTTTCGGTTGAAACGAAAATGGGGGCGATTGATCTTTTAAAATTATTGCATGATATTGAACATGACCTTGGTCGTGTTAGACGGAAACGTTGGGAAGCAAGGATCATTGATCTTGATCTATTAAGTTATAATGATGAGATATTCCCATCCAGAGATGAATGGGAAAGTGAAGCGCAGAATATAAATCCCGAACATGCGATCATCCCCCATGGGCGACTCCATGAAAGGGATTTTGTACTGATTCCCATGATGGATATATGCCCCGATTGGCAGCATCCAGTGCTGGGCAAAACCACTGAAAAAATGCTGGCCGGGCAGCAATCCGCTGGAATTGTACGAAAAATGCTGTAA
- the rpoZ gene encoding DNA-directed RNA polymerase subunit omega, which translates to MARVTVEDCEDKVTNRFDLVLLSARRARQISAGAPITVERDNDKNPVVALREIADETINPADLEEAVLYGLQKHVEVDEPEEDDISLLLAEQKLSENNQDMTADNLAKVAMEVKSDIATAEAEAAAELEAALNAVEDDAE; encoded by the coding sequence ATGGCACGCGTTACCGTAGAAGATTGCGAAGATAAAGTTACTAACAGATTTGACCTTGTGCTGCTTTCAGCGCGTCGTGCTCGTCAAATTTCAGCTGGTGCACCGATCACTGTTGAACGTGACAATGATAAAAACCCTGTTGTTGCTCTTCGTGAAATCGCTGATGAAACAATTAATCCTGCTGATCTTGAAGAAGCAGTGCTTTACGGCCTTCAAAAACATGTTGAGGTCGACGAGCCGGAAGAAGATGATATTTCACTTCTGCTTGCTGAACAGAAGCTTTCTGAAAATAATCAGGACATGACAGCAGACAACCTTGCAAAAGTTGCGATGGAAGTAAAATCTGATATTGCAACAGCAGAAGCAGAAGCGGCAGCAGAACTTGAAGCGGCCCTTAATGCGGTTGAGGATGACGCAGAGTAA